One region of Flavobacterium pisciphilum genomic DNA includes:
- a CDS encoding GNAT family N-acetyltransferase: MATKELTKFKQTAEQVNFKSLLNCYCREFSNWSRYKGVPKYDPALADYMQKINHDSFLRFDFTAIGVEVFAPLEYFSESGVHSYYFPVIVRNCKTDEIQQIDPIHFIELATAFAKTDYPDVDSEATKKRLENSIANLAQYLSHFEANNRTANSPEQTFIESEQSLILGHTVHPLPKSREGFTSDELEKYSPETAGQFRLHFFLIHPDNVLEKSSEEYLMTDYLRKEILVSASTNAKDLLSLYPDWKVVPTHPWEADYLLKQPEVKEMLSKGILFSLGQFGSPYTATSSVRTVYNADSEWMYKFSLHVKITNSYRVNYLHELNRGYDASELMKTDWGKGIKKDYPEIELISDPAYIAVTYQDKVIDGFSTSIRQNPFHGAAANKNISMIASLTQDSVLGQSPRMLNLITEAAKRQNKEVADVALLWFKQYLNITIRPLVGIFNKYGFGSEYHQQNMLVEFDANLFPSKLYFRDNQGCFFRQGKVEELQQIIPDFGKDSRSFIAESRIIDFWGYYLLVNHLLGIVNALGKNKLADEQVLISMIYESLKAEEESDTTGLIAHFINSVKLVVKCNLLTSLNNMDEASAPRTNPAIYKSFPNPLNKYFYSQELINPQGTGTVFSRYFEKENVTITLRTVDVDKDLEMLHEWFHREHALTIWKMNWPIRQLETYYRTLLPTDVVHSYIGEANGIATFNIEVYWANRDIVGNYYDVLPSDYGTHQFIAPTDPKLKFGSPATQSMMDFVLGEAKVGKMVGEGSVDSLASMMNKAHVGFKIQKVIEMPDKKANLNFCYREWYWAKFPAAKDFQNILVTAPQI; this comes from the coding sequence ATGGCTACCAAAGAGTTAACTAAATTTAAACAAACAGCAGAGCAAGTCAATTTTAAATCCCTATTAAATTGTTATTGCAGAGAATTCAGCAACTGGAGTCGTTACAAAGGAGTTCCAAAATATGATCCTGCACTGGCAGATTATATGCAAAAAATCAATCATGATTCATTTCTTAGATTTGATTTTACTGCCATAGGTGTTGAAGTTTTTGCTCCATTAGAATACTTTTCAGAAAGTGGAGTACACTCTTATTACTTCCCAGTTATAGTGCGTAATTGCAAAACAGATGAAATACAACAAATAGATCCGATACATTTCATCGAGCTTGCTACCGCATTCGCTAAAACAGATTATCCAGATGTTGACTCCGAAGCAACTAAAAAACGTTTGGAAAATAGTATCGCTAATCTAGCGCAATATCTGTCACATTTTGAAGCCAATAATCGTACAGCCAATAGTCCAGAGCAAACTTTTATCGAATCAGAACAATCCCTGATTTTAGGGCATACAGTGCATCCTTTACCAAAAAGTAGAGAAGGTTTTACAAGTGATGAACTTGAAAAATATTCTCCAGAAACAGCTGGACAATTCAGATTACATTTTTTCTTGATTCATCCAGACAATGTCTTAGAAAAAAGTTCTGAAGAGTATTTGATGACAGATTATCTAAGAAAAGAAATTTTAGTTTCAGCAAGTACTAATGCCAAAGATTTACTAAGTCTTTACCCAGATTGGAAAGTTGTGCCAACTCATCCCTGGGAGGCAGATTACTTGCTAAAACAACCCGAAGTAAAAGAAATGCTATCTAAGGGAATCTTGTTTAGTTTAGGGCAGTTTGGATCTCCTTACACTGCTACATCATCTGTTCGTACAGTGTATAATGCTGATAGCGAATGGATGTACAAATTCTCATTACATGTAAAAATCACCAATTCTTACCGTGTAAATTACCTTCATGAGTTAAATCGTGGTTATGACGCCAGCGAACTTATGAAAACTGATTGGGGAAAAGGTATTAAAAAAGACTATCCAGAAATAGAACTTATCAGCGATCCTGCCTACATAGCCGTTACTTATCAAGATAAGGTTATTGATGGTTTTAGCACCAGTATACGTCAAAATCCATTTCATGGAGCTGCTGCAAACAAAAACATTAGCATGATTGCTTCCTTAACTCAAGATAGTGTTTTAGGACAATCACCAAGAATGCTCAACTTAATTACAGAAGCAGCAAAACGCCAAAATAAAGAAGTAGCAGATGTTGCGCTGTTGTGGTTCAAACAATATTTAAATATTACCATCCGTCCATTAGTAGGAATCTTTAATAAATACGGATTTGGTTCAGAATACCATCAGCAAAATATGTTGGTAGAATTTGATGCCAATCTTTTTCCATCAAAACTTTATTTTAGAGACAATCAAGGCTGTTTCTTTCGTCAAGGAAAAGTAGAAGAACTTCAACAAATCATTCCAGATTTTGGTAAAGATAGCCGCTCTTTTATAGCCGAATCAAGAATTATAGATTTCTGGGGGTATTATCTTTTGGTAAACCATTTGCTTGGAATCGTAAATGCATTGGGCAAAAATAAATTGGCAGACGAGCAAGTATTGATTAGTATGATATACGAATCTCTAAAAGCCGAAGAAGAATCGGATACTACAGGCTTGATTGCACATTTCATCAACAGTGTAAAACTAGTTGTGAAATGCAACTTGCTTACTAGTCTTAATAATATGGATGAAGCAAGTGCACCAAGGACAAATCCTGCAATTTATAAAAGCTTTCCAAATCCATTAAACAAGTACTTCTATTCACAAGAACTAATTAATCCGCAAGGAACAGGAACAGTTTTTAGTCGTTATTTCGAAAAAGAAAACGTTACAATAACGCTACGAACTGTAGATGTCGATAAAGATTTAGAAATGTTACACGAATGGTTTCATCGTGAGCATGCACTAACTATTTGGAAAATGAATTGGCCAATTAGACAATTGGAAACCTATTACCGCACATTACTACCAACAGACGTAGTACATAGTTATATAGGTGAAGCCAATGGTATAGCTACTTTTAACATTGAGGTATATTGGGCAAATCGTGATATCGTTGGAAATTATTATGATGTTTTACCATCAGATTATGGAACCCATCAATTTATTGCTCCAACCGACCCAAAATTGAAATTCGGTTCCCCTGCCACCCAATCAATGATGGATTTTGTTCTTGGCGAAGCCAAAGTAGGCAAAATGGTTGGTGAAGGTTCTGTAGATTCATTAGCATCTATGATGAACAAGGCTCATGTTGGATTCAAAATTCAAAAAGTAATCGAAATGCCAGATAAAAAGGCAAATCTTAATTTTTGTTATAGAGAATGGTATTGGGCTAAATTCCCCGCTGCCAAAGATTTCCAGAATATTCTAGTTACAGCACCCCAAATCTAA
- a CDS encoding IucA/IucC family protein translates to MITPKDIFKDTQHLDAGIWNKVNRNLLAKSIAELMREDVIKPVIVSQQKKGHTLFRLETDNENIYYTFSAYLRFLNYWHIDKESIHKNEDGNELSTLDVPNFFIELQNTIGINSFTLAHYVEELLHTLYADAFIQNNNRLSAAELADSDFQTIEHSLDGHPWVIVNKGRIGFDTEDYVNFTPESGHNTHLLWVAAHKDRATLHLGADKNQDAFYESELGKEKIASFRKLLTHAEVNPEDYIFIPVHLWQWQQKLVMQFAHDITAKYIIPLGLSDDLYSPQQSIRTFFNLSQPNRHYVKTSMSILNTSHIRGLCPKQLSVAPRLTDWIKNAVKSDPYLQEMEVVLLGEVVSVSYAHSSYSKIKDAPYQYNEFLGAMWRENPVNSLKEGENLMTMAALLHVDNQGKSLVQELIEKSGLSTEEWLKTYFRAYLKPVMQLYYQHSLCIDPHGQNVILILKDYVPTRIALQDFVGDILINEEAKKKLPQEFIDKLFNASPNPENAPLVILIAVFDAFFRYLSDVMTTAANYPEVSFWNCVHDIIIEYQEEHPELKEMLDKYDLFIPEFKRLIFNSRRLFNGYEETSGFPHMKKSGFIPNPLHQLVTEDLATIKEN, encoded by the coding sequence ATGATAACCCCCAAAGACATATTCAAAGATACCCAGCATCTCGATGCGGGTATCTGGAATAAAGTAAATCGCAACCTACTTGCCAAAAGTATCGCAGAATTAATGCGTGAAGATGTGATAAAACCTGTAATTGTGAGTCAACAAAAAAAGGGTCACACCCTTTTTAGATTAGAGACTGATAATGAAAATATTTATTATACTTTCTCTGCTTATCTAAGGTTCTTGAATTACTGGCATATTGACAAAGAAAGTATTCACAAAAATGAAGATGGAAATGAATTAAGCACACTTGATGTTCCTAATTTCTTTATTGAACTTCAAAATACTATTGGCATAAATTCTTTTACATTAGCCCATTACGTAGAAGAGTTGTTGCATACATTATATGCAGATGCTTTTATCCAAAATAACAATCGTTTATCTGCTGCTGAACTTGCAGATTCAGATTTTCAAACTATCGAACATAGTTTGGACGGACATCCTTGGGTAATTGTAAACAAAGGTCGTATTGGTTTTGATACTGAGGATTATGTAAACTTCACACCTGAATCGGGTCATAATACGCATCTTTTATGGGTAGCAGCACATAAAGATCGTGCTACACTCCATTTAGGAGCCGACAAAAATCAGGATGCATTTTATGAAAGCGAATTAGGCAAAGAGAAAATAGCTTCTTTTAGAAAATTATTGACTCACGCAGAAGTTAATCCTGAGGATTATATCTTCATTCCAGTTCATTTGTGGCAATGGCAACAAAAATTAGTAATGCAATTTGCGCATGATATTACTGCAAAGTATATTATTCCGCTAGGGTTGTCTGATGATTTGTATAGCCCACAGCAAAGCATCCGCACATTTTTTAATTTGAGTCAGCCAAACAGACATTATGTAAAAACATCTATGTCAATCTTAAACACTAGCCACATTAGAGGATTGTGTCCAAAACAACTTTCTGTTGCTCCTCGCCTAACCGATTGGATTAAAAATGCAGTCAAAAGCGATCCTTATCTCCAAGAAATGGAAGTGGTGCTTTTAGGTGAAGTGGTTTCAGTAAGTTATGCACATTCTAGCTATAGCAAAATTAAAGATGCTCCCTATCAGTATAATGAATTCCTAGGGGCAATGTGGCGCGAAAACCCAGTCAATTCTTTAAAAGAAGGTGAAAACCTAATGACTATGGCTGCCTTATTACATGTTGATAATCAAGGTAAAAGTCTGGTTCAGGAGCTTATAGAAAAATCTGGACTTTCTACAGAAGAATGGTTGAAGACTTATTTTAGAGCTTATTTAAAGCCAGTGATGCAACTGTATTATCAGCATTCATTATGCATCGATCCACACGGACAAAATGTAATTCTTATTTTAAAGGACTACGTTCCAACCCGAATAGCCTTGCAGGACTTTGTGGGAGATATTCTAATTAATGAAGAAGCAAAGAAAAAACTACCACAAGAGTTTATTGATAAGCTTTTTAATGCATCGCCAAATCCCGAAAATGCACCTTTAGTTATTCTTATAGCCGTTTTTGATGCCTTTTTTAGATACTTAAGCGATGTAATGACAACTGCAGCCAACTATCCTGAGGTTTCTTTTTGGAATTGTGTGCATGATATCATTATAGAGTATCAAGAAGAGCATCCAGAGCTAAAAGAAATGCTTGATAAGTATGATTTATTCATTCCAGAATTTAAACGACTCATCTTTAATAGCCGTCGTTTATTTAATGGTTACGAAGAAACATCTGGATTTCCGCATATGAAAAAAAGCGGTTTTATACCTAACCCTTTGCATCAATTAGTAACAGAAGATTTGGCAACAATAAAAGAAAATTAA
- a CDS encoding taurine catabolism dioxygenase TauD, whose product MKSQSVISVEEPTVKNLPFEIPTRPLIIEVTPQERNILSNVGNLLVKAFDHYENPEYIGALHLHAFQLLPERITRILSQFGSDFSANQYGAIVFQGLLEVDQDDLGPTPPNWQGADHSKLNKYGFICSLLHGAVPSKPVQYYAQRKGGGLLHAVIPDEKMSTTQTGSGSKTDLYVHTEDAFLLNQADFLSFLYLRNEERVPSTLYSIRSHGEVNSAMEKLFEPIYQCPKDANHSDEDLTAGPTSSVLYGNRQLPFIRFDAAEQIFNENAGQTPEALSYLTDFWNEAKTLINSEYVPNSGDVIFVNNHLCAHGRSAFVAGQRNENGKIVKCERRQMLRMMSKTSLIHMRSVTHTDDPYFVMEEHLGKIFDLD is encoded by the coding sequence ATGAAATCACAATCAGTCATCTCAGTTGAGGAACCAACTGTAAAAAATTTACCCTTTGAAATTCCTACAAGACCTTTAATCATTGAGGTTACCCCACAAGAGAGGAATATTTTATCTAATGTTGGAAATCTTTTAGTAAAAGCATTCGATCATTACGAAAATCCCGAATATATTGGCGCTCTCCACCTTCATGCTTTTCAATTATTACCCGAACGAATTACAAGAATTTTAAGCCAGTTTGGATCTGATTTTTCAGCCAATCAATATGGCGCAATTGTATTTCAAGGCTTATTAGAAGTCGATCAGGACGACCTAGGTCCAACACCTCCAAACTGGCAAGGAGCAGATCATAGCAAATTAAATAAATATGGATTTATATGTTCGCTTCTTCACGGAGCTGTACCATCTAAACCAGTGCAATATTATGCTCAAAGAAAGGGTGGAGGATTATTGCATGCAGTGATTCCAGATGAAAAAATGTCTACTACTCAAACCGGATCAGGATCAAAAACGGATTTGTATGTACATACCGAAGATGCCTTTTTGCTTAATCAAGCCGATTTTTTAAGTTTTCTTTATTTAAGAAATGAAGAAAGAGTTCCTTCAACTTTATATTCGATTCGTTCTCATGGTGAAGTAAACTCTGCAATGGAAAAATTATTTGAACCTATTTACCAATGTCCAAAGGATGCCAATCACAGTGATGAAGACTTGACGGCTGGTCCAACAAGCTCTGTATTATACGGTAATAGACAGCTCCCTTTTATTCGTTTTGATGCAGCGGAACAAATATTTAATGAAAATGCAGGGCAGACTCCTGAGGCTCTTAGCTATTTAACTGACTTTTGGAATGAAGCAAAAACGCTTATTAACAGTGAATACGTTCCGAATTCGGGTGATGTAATTTTTGTTAACAACCATTTATGTGCTCATGGAAGAAGCGCTTTTGTAGCTGGACAGCGAAATGAGAATGGTAAAATTGTAAAATGTGAACGTCGTCAAATGTTGAGAATGATGAGTAAAACGAGTTTGATACACATGCGATCAGTGACCCATACAGACGATCCATATTTTGTAATGGAAGAGCATTTAGGTAAAATTTTTGATCTAGATTAA
- a CDS encoding MATE family efflux transporter, protein MKTTLYKTRSFFSLLKRSLSGSESNFTSGSINKTIILLSVPMVAELLMESLFVCSNLFFVSRLGTSAISIAGATTTFITFCYSVSIGLGIAASALISRRIGEKKFKAAGLTAMQVIYITTPIATLISVVCTIWSDEIMSAMGLSPAMVKEGAAYGIVMFASSGFLIQRIVINGIFRGAGDASTAMRILWLSNALNIILCPIFIYGWGPIPAYGLVGVGIATLIARVIGVAYQAWYLIKGKTVLRIGKAQLVLQFDILKRIVKLAFSGTVQFIIPASSWVFMIKIMSHFGENALAGYILAQRVTSIATMPAWGLGNAAGILTGQNLGAKQPDRAEKSVWRAGTLNMGFLVIIGICWIFLADPVVKIFTDIPEVVSHSTMYIHFISMAYILLGYTMVISRALNAAGDVKVVTWLYILMFYVVQIPLAYALGVAFDLGTNGVFTAILVSEIVLAVACIVIFRKGKWKTTKV, encoded by the coding sequence ATGAAAACCACTTTATATAAAACGCGTTCATTTTTTAGCCTTTTAAAACGTTCATTGTCTGGAAGTGAAAGCAATTTTACAAGCGGAAGCATCAACAAAACAATCATTTTGTTGTCTGTGCCAATGGTTGCCGAATTGCTAATGGAGTCTTTATTTGTGTGCTCAAACCTATTCTTTGTAAGTAGATTGGGTACCAGTGCAATTTCTATTGCTGGAGCGACAACTACTTTTATAACCTTTTGTTATTCAGTTTCGATAGGTTTAGGTATAGCAGCTTCGGCTTTGATTTCTAGAAGAATTGGTGAGAAGAAATTTAAAGCAGCAGGGCTTACGGCAATGCAGGTTATTTATATTACAACACCAATTGCCACATTAATAAGCGTAGTGTGTACAATATGGAGTGATGAAATCATGAGTGCTATGGGGCTTTCTCCTGCCATGGTTAAGGAAGGAGCTGCCTACGGAATAGTTATGTTTGCCTCTAGCGGATTTTTAATTCAGCGTATTGTCATTAACGGAATATTTCGTGGAGCCGGTGATGCCTCAACAGCAATGAGAATCCTTTGGTTGTCTAATGCATTGAACATCATATTGTGTCCAATATTCATTTATGGCTGGGGGCCTATTCCCGCTTACGGCTTGGTTGGTGTGGGAATAGCTACATTAATTGCCAGGGTTATTGGTGTTGCTTACCAAGCATGGTATTTAATAAAAGGCAAAACAGTACTCCGAATTGGAAAAGCACAATTGGTTCTTCAATTTGACATTTTAAAAAGAATCGTTAAACTCGCATTTAGCGGTACAGTTCAATTTATCATTCCAGCTTCTAGTTGGGTGTTTATGATAAAAATTATGTCACATTTTGGAGAAAATGCCTTGGCTGGTTACATATTAGCACAAAGAGTTACCTCTATAGCCACTATGCCAGCTTGGGGACTTGGTAATGCCGCAGGAATATTAACTGGGCAGAACCTTGGAGCCAAACAACCCGATCGTGCCGAAAAATCAGTTTGGAGAGCAGGAACTCTTAATATGGGATTCTTAGTTATCATTGGTATTTGCTGGATATTTCTTGCTGATCCAGTTGTGAAAATCTTCACAGATATTCCTGAAGTGGTTTCTCATAGTACGATGTATATCCATTTTATTTCGATGGCATATATACTGTTAGGTTATACAATGGTAATTTCCAGAGCACTAAACGCTGCTGGTGATGTAAAAGTTGTTACTTGGCTTTATATCCTTATGTTTTACGTGGTGCAAATTCCGCTAGCCTATGCTTTGGGAGTTGCTTTTGATTTAGGTACAAATGGTGTTTTTACAGCCATCCTTGTTTCGGAAATCGTACTGGCAGTAGCCTGTATCGTTATCTTCCGTAAGGGAAAATGGAAAACAACAAAAGTTTAA
- a CDS encoding acyl carrier protein, whose product MNTIEQLNGVFARAFEIPVDAVKDDLEYQGIAEWDSMSHLVLVQELESTYNISIEMEDILEMGSVEKIKDILKKYGFDIN is encoded by the coding sequence ATGAACACAATAGAACAATTAAACGGTGTATTTGCAAGAGCTTTTGAAATTCCAGTTGATGCAGTAAAAGATGATTTAGAATATCAAGGAATTGCAGAATGGGATTCTATGAGTCATCTTGTTTTGGTTCAAGAACTTGAAAGCACTTATAATATTTCTATCGAAATGGAAGATATCCTAGAAATGGGTAGCGTAGAAAAAATTAAAGATATACTTAAAAAATACGGGTTCGATATTAATTAG
- a CDS encoding lysine N(6)-hydroxylase/L-ornithine N(5)-oxygenase family protein, which produces MSTEKIYSVIGIGIGPFNLGLAALMEPVEELSSLFFDQSESFDWHPGLMLSNATLQVPFLGDLVTMADPTSKYSFLNFIKESGRLYKFYIRESFFIFRKEYNEYCKWVVAKLHNCKFSHKVVALDYVDGLYEVTVTNTKTSITTTYYAKKLVLGTGTSPHVPDFIDKDALPNVVHASKYLDYKSKINKSTSVSIIGSGQSAAEVFRDLLPETENGLQLKWFTRSSHFFPLDNKSKLTLELTSPEYVDHFHSLSDVKRKQLLARQHGLYKGIDQELINEIFDRLYEMSLENTPLNVELRSNLRLTDIAGADNGSYDMNFMHTELEKPYQDQSDFVILATGYTYKEPAILEGIQNRIDRLENGLFNVHRNYTIDKNGKDIFVQNAELHTHGLSTPDLGMGAYRNSWIINQLANREVYKVEKRIAFQEFGVEKSAEKYLQEVALNTVDERLDNEVLIQTN; this is translated from the coding sequence ATGAGTACAGAAAAAATATACTCGGTTATAGGTATTGGTATCGGTCCTTTTAACCTTGGCCTTGCAGCTCTTATGGAGCCTGTGGAAGAATTATCATCACTATTTTTTGATCAGTCAGAAAGTTTCGACTGGCACCCTGGTTTAATGTTAAGCAACGCTACACTTCAAGTTCCATTTTTAGGAGATTTGGTAACCATGGCTGATCCTACAAGCAAATACAGCTTCCTTAATTTTATCAAAGAAAGCGGACGATTGTATAAGTTTTATATTCGAGAAAGTTTCTTCATCTTCCGAAAAGAGTACAATGAGTATTGCAAATGGGTCGTTGCTAAACTACACAATTGTAAGTTCTCACATAAGGTCGTAGCTCTTGATTATGTCGATGGTCTTTATGAAGTTACAGTTACAAATACTAAAACTTCTATCACAACGACTTACTATGCAAAGAAACTGGTTCTTGGAACAGGTACATCACCACATGTTCCAGATTTTATAGATAAAGATGCATTGCCAAATGTGGTACACGCTTCAAAATATTTAGACTATAAATCAAAGATTAATAAAAGTACTTCAGTGAGCATTATTGGTTCAGGTCAAAGTGCAGCAGAAGTATTTCGTGACCTTTTGCCAGAAACAGAAAACGGATTACAACTAAAATGGTTTACCCGTTCTTCTCACTTCTTCCCTTTGGATAATAAATCAAAGCTAACACTCGAATTGACTTCACCAGAATATGTGGATCATTTTCATAGTTTATCAGATGTTAAGCGCAAACAATTATTAGCAAGACAACATGGACTTTATAAAGGTATTGATCAAGAACTTATCAACGAAATTTTTGATCGTTTGTATGAAATGAGTTTAGAGAATACACCATTGAATGTTGAATTGCGTTCGAATCTACGCCTTACTGATATTGCTGGTGCAGACAATGGTTCTTATGACATGAATTTCATGCATACAGAGCTAGAAAAACCCTATCAAGATCAAAGTGATTTTGTTATCCTTGCCACAGGTTATACTTATAAAGAACCTGCAATACTTGAAGGAATCCAAAACAGAATTGATCGCCTAGAAAACGGTTTGTTTAATGTACATCGCAATTATACTATCGATAAAAACGGGAAAGATATTTTTGTTCAAAATGCTGAATTACATACTCATGGACTTTCAACTCCCGATTTAGGAATGGGTGCTTATCGTAATTCTTGGATTATTAACCAATTAGCTAATCGTGAAGTGTACAAAGTTGAAAAACGTATTGCATTCCAGGAATTTGGTGTAGAAAAATCTGCTGAAAAATACCTGCAAGAAGTTGCCTTAAATACTGTGGACGAACGATTAGACAACGAAGTATTAATACAAACAAACTAA
- a CDS encoding nitroreductase family protein, with protein MNFKKNTNKIATSESSEDSSKISENIRNRRSVFADQYIKKDIAEELLNEILINATWAPNHKMTEPWRFIVLKGKYLKDYGEYMANYYRDFYAKQLSPQELEEKLNYLREYPLNTACLIGVILVHNRKINLPEWEEVAAIASAVQNMALTCTANNIGNYWSTKNVAIDYIAQFGLAENEKSLGILYLGYYPENLELSNKKRTPISKKVMHLE; from the coding sequence ATGAATTTTAAAAAGAACACCAATAAAATAGCGACGTCAGAATCTTCTGAAGACTCAAGTAAAATATCTGAAAACATTCGCAACAGAAGAAGCGTTTTTGCCGATCAATATATTAAGAAAGATATCGCCGAAGAATTGCTCAATGAGATACTAATAAATGCAACATGGGCACCCAATCATAAAATGACCGAACCATGGCGATTTATTGTTTTGAAAGGTAAATACCTCAAAGACTATGGAGAATATATGGCAAATTATTACAGGGATTTTTATGCAAAACAGCTTTCTCCACAAGAACTAGAGGAAAAACTAAACTACCTAAGAGAATATCCGTTAAACACAGCGTGTTTAATTGGGGTAATCCTAGTTCATAACCGTAAAATCAATCTGCCAGAGTGGGAAGAAGTTGCTGCAATAGCTTCGGCAGTACAAAATATGGCATTAACCTGTACGGCCAATAATATCGGAAATTATTGGAGTACAAAAAATGTAGCAATCGATTATATAGCACAATTTGGCTTGGCCGAAAACGAAAAATCACTAGGCATACTTTATCTCGGATACTATCCCGAAAATTTAGAACTATCAAACAAAAAAAGAACTCCCATATCTAAAAAAGTAATGCACTTAGAATAA
- a CDS encoding pyridoxal phosphate-dependent decarboxylase family protein, giving the protein MNSTLTTNEASNKTVLIPQQDFYKDIFHQHTNDEYAQAIQLAQERVTNFLKNNTKPFSGIRPEDIRKKVENVDLGTPLSDYKSLLDEVDELYVEHATAFHLPEYIAHLNCPVVIPALAAEVLISAINSSQDTYDQSAGGTFMERKLIDWTSEQIGYSSNADGIFTAGGSQSNLMGLLLARDYFSLEYKKWNIKHDGLPPDASKFRVFVSDKAHFSNHKNAWILGLGEQAIVHVGVDSRYRMDPTQLEKAIAKEIENGNIPIAITATAGTTDFGNVDPLDAISQIAGRHNLWLHVDAAYGCGLLLSEKHRHLLSGIEHADSVTIDYHKSFFQPISSSAFIVKNKLHLNIIKHHADYLNPKEQNYDALPAQINKSIIQSTRRFDALKLWCTLRYMGKEKLGQYTDAIIETTKETAGLIETDSDFELLCHSDLGVLVFRYINGPTEALPCNVNQYIKEKLFFSGEVLLASTKVNGEFYLKFTILNPLTTLNDIKHILNLIKQTGNGYQRVN; this is encoded by the coding sequence ATGAACAGCACATTGACTACCAATGAGGCGTCTAACAAGACGGTGCTTATCCCCCAACAAGATTTCTATAAGGATATCTTTCACCAGCATACAAACGATGAGTATGCTCAAGCCATACAATTGGCACAGGAAAGAGTAACAAATTTCCTGAAAAACAACACCAAACCTTTTAGCGGAATCAGACCAGAAGATATCCGAAAAAAAGTAGAAAATGTCGATTTGGGAACTCCCCTATCCGATTACAAAAGTTTACTTGATGAAGTAGACGAACTTTATGTAGAACATGCTACAGCTTTTCATTTGCCAGAGTACATAGCGCATTTAAATTGTCCAGTAGTAATTCCAGCCTTAGCCGCAGAGGTTCTAATAAGTGCTATTAATTCCTCGCAAGACACTTATGATCAAAGTGCTGGAGGTACATTTATGGAACGAAAATTAATCGACTGGACTAGTGAACAAATTGGTTATTCATCAAATGCCGATGGTATTTTTACTGCAGGAGGTTCACAAAGTAATCTAATGGGCTTGCTTTTAGCAAGAGATTATTTCTCATTAGAATATAAAAAGTGGAACATCAAACATGATGGTTTGCCACCAGACGCAAGTAAGTTTCGTGTTTTTGTATCAGACAAAGCCCATTTCAGTAATCACAAAAACGCTTGGATTCTAGGTCTTGGAGAACAAGCTATTGTACATGTTGGTGTAGATAGCCGTTATAGAATGGATCCTACACAACTAGAAAAAGCAATAGCAAAAGAAATAGAAAACGGAAATATTCCTATCGCTATCACTGCTACAGCAGGAACAACCGATTTTGGTAATGTAGATCCATTAGATGCCATATCACAAATTGCTGGCCGTCATAATTTATGGCTTCACGTAGATGCTGCCTATGGTTGTGGGCTGTTGCTATCAGAAAAACACAGACACCTCCTATCAGGAATTGAACACGCGGATTCAGTTACAATTGATTACCACAAATCATTCTTTCAACCTATTAGCAGCAGTGCTTTTATTGTAAAAAACAAACTGCATCTAAACATTATCAAGCACCATGCTGATTATCTAAATCCGAAAGAGCAAAATTATGATGCGCTTCCGGCTCAAATCAATAAATCAATTATTCAAAGTACCCGTCGTTTTGACGCTCTTAAGCTTTGGTGTACGCTAAGATACATGGGCAAAGAAAAGCTAGGTCAATACACTGATGCTATTATTGAAACAACAAAAGAAACTGCAGGTCTTATAGAAACCGATTCTGATTTTGAACTTTTATGCCATTCTGATCTTGGAGTATTGGTTTTTAGATACATCAACGGTCCTACAGAAGCGCTTCCTTGCAACGTAAACCAGTACATCAAAGAAAAACTCTTTTTTAGTGGAGAAGTTTTATTGGCTAGTACCAAAGTAAATGGAGAATTCTACCTCAAATTCACCATTTTGAACCCCCTCACTACCCTAAATGATATTAAACATATTCTTAACCTAATTAAACAAACCGGAAATGGCTACCAAAGAGTTAACTAA